From a single Micromonospora carbonacea genomic region:
- a CDS encoding dihydroorotate dehydrogenase, producing MQPSAREPGPSDDLLGAAAGVDLSVRIRGLALTSPVMPASGCFGPELGRLLPMRELAAAVTKTVFLQPRAGNPAHRLTEIPAGVVNSVGIPSRGPRGFLTHQYPGYRALPAPTIISIGGHSPAEYEQVAEQLGGAGAGYEINVSCPNLDTDGRDIGSDPVALAETVARVRAVTDKPIIAKLPVMVASIAECARAAQEAGADAVCVANSVPSLPLEPGSLRPALGNHVGGLTGPHIRPIVLRLVWLAARAVDVPVIACGGIATADHALEYLSVGASAVQVGTANFSRPTAMVDVVRGLRTRCRAAGVTTLPALLRTDLTLA from the coding sequence GTGCAGCCATCCGCCCGGGAACCGGGTCCGTCCGACGATCTCCTCGGTGCCGCCGCCGGCGTCGATCTGTCCGTGCGCATCCGGGGCCTCGCCCTGACCTCCCCGGTGATGCCCGCCTCGGGCTGCTTCGGCCCGGAGCTGGGCCGGCTGCTCCCCATGCGGGAGCTCGCCGCCGCCGTCACCAAGACGGTCTTCCTCCAGCCCCGCGCCGGCAACCCGGCGCACCGGCTCACCGAGATCCCGGCCGGCGTCGTCAACAGCGTCGGCATCCCCAGCCGGGGCCCGCGCGGCTTCCTCACCCACCAGTACCCCGGCTACCGGGCGCTGCCCGCCCCGACGATCATCAGCATCGGCGGCCACTCCCCGGCGGAGTACGAACAGGTCGCGGAGCAACTCGGCGGGGCCGGGGCCGGATACGAGATCAACGTCTCCTGCCCCAACCTCGACACCGACGGCCGGGACATCGGCTCCGATCCGGTCGCGCTCGCCGAGACCGTGGCCCGGGTGCGGGCGGTCACCGACAAGCCGATCATCGCGAAGCTGCCCGTGATGGTGGCCTCCATCGCCGAGTGCGCCCGCGCCGCCCAGGAGGCAGGCGCCGACGCGGTCTGCGTGGCCAACTCGGTCCCGTCGCTTCCCCTCGAACCCGGCAGCCTGCGGCCGGCGCTCGGCAACCACGTGGGTGGCCTCACCGGCCCGCACATCCGCCCCATCGTCCTGCGGCTCGTCTGGCTCGCGGCCAGGGCCGTCGACGTGCCCGTCATCGCCTGTGGCGGAATCGCCACCGCGGATCACGCCCTGGAGTACCTCTCCGTCGGCGCGTCGGCCGTGCAGGTCGGCACCGCCAACTTCAGCCGGCCCACCGCCATGGTCGACGTCGTCCGTGGCCTGCGCACCCGGTGCCGCGCGGCGGGCGTCACCACACTCCCCGCCCTGCTGCGCACCGATCTCACGCTCGCCTGA
- the mmsA gene encoding multiple monosaccharide ABC transporter ATP-binding protein, translated as MSDTILEMRTITKTFPGVAALQDVSITVRRGEIHAICGENGAGKSTLMKVLSGVYPAGSYDGEIVFDGRPVHFRGIRDSETHGIVIIHQELALVPHLSIAENIFLGNERRGRSGLIDWNRANADAAALLESVGLRENAVTPIAALGVGKQQLVEIAKALSKKVKLLILDEPTAALNDVDSAHLLDLLRRLRDQGITCIMISHKLGEITAIADSITVLRDGRTVERLDVRAGEVTQDRIIRGMVGRDLHSFYPDRVSSPGEEVLRVENWTVRHPTQDRTVVDDVGFTVRAGEVVGIAGLMGAGRTELAMSIFGRSYGRDISGRLFLRGRPIRARTVAEAIGNGIAYATEDRKRYGLNLIDDIRHNVSAAALRKLARLGWVHDNEEIRVAEASRRDMNIKAPSVMATVGKLSGGNQQKVVLSKWLFTDPDVLILDEPTRGIDVGAKFEIYTIVNRLVAQGKAVVLISSELPELLGMCDRIYTLAAGRLTGELPAGEATQEKLMQLMAKDKEPA; from the coding sequence GTGAGCGACACCATCCTCGAGATGCGCACCATCACCAAGACGTTCCCCGGGGTGGCGGCGCTCCAGGACGTCTCGATCACCGTGCGGCGCGGCGAGATCCACGCCATCTGCGGCGAGAACGGCGCCGGCAAGTCCACCCTGATGAAGGTGCTGTCGGGGGTGTACCCGGCGGGCAGCTACGACGGCGAGATCGTCTTCGACGGCCGGCCCGTGCACTTCCGGGGCATCCGCGACAGCGAGACCCACGGCATCGTCATCATCCACCAGGAACTCGCCCTGGTCCCGCACCTGTCGATCGCCGAGAACATCTTCCTCGGCAACGAGCGGCGCGGGCGCAGCGGCCTCATCGACTGGAACCGCGCCAACGCCGACGCGGCGGCCCTGCTGGAGTCCGTCGGCCTGCGGGAGAACGCCGTGACGCCGATCGCGGCGCTCGGCGTCGGCAAGCAGCAGCTCGTCGAGATCGCCAAGGCGCTGTCGAAGAAGGTGAAGCTGCTCATCCTGGACGAGCCGACCGCCGCCCTCAACGACGTCGACTCGGCGCACCTGCTCGACCTCCTGCGGCGGCTGCGCGACCAGGGCATCACCTGCATCATGATCTCGCACAAGTTGGGCGAGATCACCGCGATCGCCGACTCGATCACCGTCCTGCGCGACGGGCGCACGGTCGAGCGGCTCGACGTGCGCGCGGGTGAGGTGACCCAGGACCGGATCATCCGCGGCATGGTCGGGCGCGACCTGCACAGCTTCTACCCCGACCGGGTGTCGTCCCCCGGCGAGGAGGTGCTGCGGGTGGAGAACTGGACGGTGCGCCACCCCACCCAGGACCGCACGGTGGTCGACGACGTCGGCTTCACCGTCCGCGCGGGCGAGGTCGTCGGCATCGCCGGGCTCATGGGGGCCGGGCGCACCGAGCTGGCCATGAGCATCTTCGGCCGGTCGTACGGGCGCGACATCAGCGGCCGGCTCTTCCTGCGCGGCCGCCCGATCAGGGCGCGCACGGTCGCCGAGGCGATCGGCAACGGCATCGCGTACGCCACGGAGGACCGCAAGCGGTACGGGCTCAACCTCATCGACGACATCCGCCACAACGTCTCGGCGGCGGCGCTGCGCAAGCTCGCCCGCCTCGGCTGGGTGCACGACAACGAGGAGATCCGGGTCGCCGAGGCCAGCCGGCGCGACATGAACATCAAGGCGCCCAGCGTCATGGCGACGGTCGGCAAGCTCTCCGGCGGCAACCAGCAGAAGGTCGTCCTGTCGAAGTGGCTGTTCACCGACCCGGACGTGCTGATCCTCGACGAGCCGACGCGCGGCATCGACGTCGGGGCGAAGTTCGAGATCTACACGATCGTCAACCGGCTGGTGGCGCAGGGCAAGGCGGTCGTGCTCATCTCCTCCGAGCTGCCGGAGCTGCTCGGGATGTGCGACCGCATCTACACGCTCGCGGCGGGCCGGCTCACCGGCGAACTGCCGGCGGGCGAGGCCACCCAGGAGAAGCTCATGCAGCTCATGGCGAAGGACAAGGAACCGGCCTGA
- a CDS encoding dihydroorotase, giving the protein MHRLEAVRLTPDGPLVDVTVADGVIGAIEPRDGGPPATERLALPALVDLHTHLRDPGHPEAEDLRSGTAAAAAGGYSDVFAMANTAPPTDRVSRVAALLARVPRGTTRVHPVAAVTRDLAGRRLVDVPALVAAGVRVFSDDGRCVTDPSLVRAMLEASRDLGVVFAQHAQDPHAVGAGVVNARVAARAGAAPWPAAGEERVVDRDLSIAADTGGHLHVCHLSTAGSVELIRQAKRSGVRVTCEVTPHHLVLDDEAALRAGGPLKVNPPLRAAADVLALRAALADGIIDVVATDHAPHPAATKARGWADSAFGLTGLETALPIVATVLRAPDTGLVDWARLTEVLSVVPARIGGIARRTGRSVRVGEPADLCVVETGVPQRIRVDRHRSRSRNNPFGGWTVRERVARTLVGGRVAH; this is encoded by the coding sequence GTGCACCGGCTTGAGGCCGTCCGGCTGACGCCGGACGGCCCGCTGGTCGACGTCACCGTCGCCGACGGCGTGATCGGCGCGATCGAGCCCCGCGACGGCGGGCCGCCGGCCACCGAGCGGCTCGCCCTGCCCGCCCTGGTCGACCTGCACACCCACCTGCGCGACCCCGGCCACCCCGAGGCCGAGGACCTCCGCTCGGGTACGGCCGCCGCGGCGGCGGGCGGGTACTCGGACGTGTTCGCCATGGCCAACACCGCACCGCCCACCGACCGCGTGTCCCGGGTCGCCGCGCTGCTGGCGCGGGTGCCACGGGGCACCACCCGCGTGCACCCGGTGGCCGCGGTGACGCGCGACCTCGCGGGCCGGCGGCTCGTGGACGTGCCGGCGCTCGTCGCGGCCGGGGTGCGGGTCTTCTCCGACGACGGCCGCTGCGTCACGGACCCGTCCCTCGTCCGCGCGATGCTGGAGGCTTCCCGGGACCTCGGCGTCGTCTTCGCCCAGCACGCCCAGGACCCGCACGCCGTCGGGGCCGGCGTCGTCAACGCCCGGGTGGCGGCCCGGGCCGGCGCAGCGCCGTGGCCGGCGGCAGGCGAGGAACGCGTCGTCGACCGGGACCTGTCGATCGCCGCCGACACCGGTGGACACCTGCACGTCTGCCACCTCTCCACCGCCGGCTCGGTCGAGCTGATCCGGCAGGCGAAACGGTCGGGCGTCCGGGTCACCTGCGAGGTCACCCCGCACCACCTCGTCCTGGACGACGAGGCGGCGCTGCGCGCGGGCGGCCCGCTCAAGGTCAACCCGCCGCTGCGGGCCGCCGCCGACGTGCTGGCCCTGCGCGCCGCGCTCGCCGACGGCATCATCGACGTCGTCGCCACCGACCACGCGCCGCACCCGGCGGCGACGAAGGCGCGCGGTTGGGCCGACTCGGCGTTCGGGCTGACGGGGCTGGAGACGGCCCTGCCCATCGTCGCCACGGTGCTGCGCGCACCCGACACCGGTCTGGTCGACTGGGCGCGGCTCACCGAGGTGCTCTCCGTCGTGCCGGCCCGCATCGGCGGCATCGCGCGCCGGACGGGCCGCTCCGTGCGGGTGGGGGAGCCGGCCGATCTCTGCGTGGTCGAGACGGGTGTCCCGCAGCGCATCCGCGTCGACCGGCACCGCAGCCGGTCCCGGAACAACCCGTTCGGCGGCTGGACCGTGCGCGAGCGGGTCGCCCGTACCCTCGTCGGCGGTCGCGTCGCGCACTGA
- a CDS encoding Zn-dependent hydrolase, with protein sequence MSTLATVPALQPARLEETLRRFAALSEPGAGVSRLAYTRLERQAHDLFAALLADLGIASYTDAAGNTIGELAPDAEPRPGAIGTGSHLDSVPHGGAYDGTAGVVAALAVAAAARAGRPRHRPWRFVAFAAEEGARFGQACNGSRIVAGLTDAADLHRLTDRTGTTMAAAMTECGLAPQRAATARWEPRDWRAFVELHIEQGTVLERRRVPIGVVDTVSGSTRLRVCLTGVAAHTGGTPMDDRRDALAAAAECVLDCERLALAAADVNTRITVGTLTVEPGAITVIPGRVMFTVDVRETDYDRQRAAAHAVGQRCRAVAARRGVDVELEELADTPPVTLSREVTAAARAAATALGLPAEVLASGASHDTQQISRLMPAGIVFVPSRGGLSHSPEEFSAADQVAAGAAVLLETMYRLDATA encoded by the coding sequence ATGTCCACCCTCGCCACCGTCCCCGCCCTGCAACCGGCCCGGCTGGAGGAGACGCTGCGGCGGTTCGCCGCCCTGTCCGAGCCCGGCGCGGGGGTCTCCCGCCTGGCCTACACGCGCCTCGAACGCCAGGCCCACGACCTCTTCGCGGCCCTGCTCGCCGACCTCGGCATCGCGTCGTACACCGACGCCGCCGGCAACACCATCGGCGAGCTGGCCCCCGACGCCGAGCCCCGCCCCGGCGCGATCGGCACCGGTTCCCACCTGGACAGCGTCCCGCACGGGGGCGCGTACGACGGGACCGCCGGGGTCGTGGCCGCCCTCGCGGTGGCCGCCGCCGCGCGGGCCGGCCGCCCCCGGCACCGCCCGTGGCGCTTCGTCGCCTTCGCCGCCGAGGAAGGCGCCCGGTTCGGGCAGGCGTGCAATGGCAGCCGGATCGTCGCCGGCCTCACCGACGCCGCCGACCTGCACCGGCTCACCGACCGCACCGGCACGACGATGGCCGCCGCCATGACCGAGTGCGGCCTCGCGCCGCAGCGGGCCGCGACGGCGCGGTGGGAGCCCCGGGACTGGCGGGCCTTCGTGGAGCTGCACATCGAACAGGGCACCGTGCTGGAGCGCCGGCGGGTGCCCATCGGGGTGGTCGACACCGTCTCCGGCTCGACCCGGCTGCGGGTCTGCCTGACCGGCGTGGCCGCGCACACCGGCGGCACCCCGATGGACGACCGCCGCGACGCGCTCGCCGCCGCCGCGGAGTGCGTGCTCGACTGCGAACGGCTGGCCCTGGCCGCCGCCGACGTCAACACCCGGATCACCGTGGGCACCCTCACCGTCGAACCCGGCGCGATCACCGTCATCCCCGGCCGGGTGATGTTCACCGTCGACGTCCGCGAGACCGACTACGACCGCCAACGCGCGGCGGCGCACGCCGTCGGCCAGCGGTGCCGCGCCGTCGCCGCCCGGCGCGGCGTCGACGTCGAGCTGGAGGAGCTGGCCGACACCCCGCCGGTGACCCTGTCCCGCGAGGTGACGGCGGCGGCCCGCGCCGCGGCGACCGCGCTGGGGCTGCCCGCCGAGGTGCTGGCCAGCGGCGCGAGCCACGACACCCAGCAGATCAGCCGGCTCATGCCGGCCGGGATCGTCTTCGTCCCCAGCCGCGGCGGGCTGTCCCACTCGCCCGAGGAGTTCAGCGCCGCCGACCAGGTCGCCGCCGGCGCGGCCGTGCTCCTGGAGACCATGTACCGGCTGGACGCGACGGCATGA
- the mmsB gene encoding multiple monosaccharide ABC transporter permease, whose amino-acid sequence MTDIKSSSPGQRPSADDAAPALALHTGISDPRTLIMRNLRQSGIFVALVVIVALFAVLTDGVSLSPGNITNIVLQYSYILVLAIGMVIVIIGGHIDLSVGSVVALTGAVSAVLVIQQGHPWWLGVLAALAVGLAVGAWHGFWVAYAGIPAFIVTLAGMLLFRGLTLRVLDNISLSPFPAEYQQIAAGFLNGLLGGQGFDAFTLLIGAVAVAGYAVGGFRTRVARIRYQQPVESFPLFVARVVLVGAVVMYFAWQLAHARGLPIVLIVLAVLVLAYGLLTRRTVFGRQVYAIGGNLPAAMLSGVKVKTVNFWVFVNMGFLSAVAGIIYSSRSNGAQPAAGNMFELDAIAAAFIGGAAVTGGVGTVVGAMVGGLIMAVMSNGMQLMGVDQSMQSVVKGLVLLVAVAFDVYNKRRAGSAR is encoded by the coding sequence ATGACCGACATCAAATCCTCCTCCCCCGGGCAGCGCCCGTCGGCCGACGACGCCGCCCCCGCCCTCGCCCTGCACACCGGCATCAGCGACCCGCGTACGCTGATCATGCGCAACCTGCGCCAGAGCGGCATCTTCGTCGCCCTCGTGGTCATCGTCGCGCTCTTCGCGGTGCTGACCGACGGCGTCTCGCTGAGCCCGGGCAACATCACCAACATCGTCCTGCAGTACTCCTACATCCTGGTGCTCGCCATCGGCATGGTCATCGTGATCATCGGCGGGCACATCGACCTGTCGGTCGGCTCGGTGGTCGCCCTCACCGGCGCGGTCTCCGCCGTGCTCGTCATCCAGCAGGGCCACCCGTGGTGGCTCGGCGTGCTGGCCGCGTTGGCCGTCGGCCTCGCCGTCGGCGCCTGGCACGGCTTCTGGGTCGCCTACGCGGGCATTCCCGCCTTCATCGTGACCCTCGCCGGCATGCTGCTGTTCCGCGGCCTCACCCTGCGGGTGCTGGACAACATCTCGCTGTCGCCGTTCCCGGCCGAATACCAGCAGATCGCGGCGGGCTTCCTCAACGGGCTGCTCGGCGGCCAGGGCTTCGACGCGTTCACCCTGCTCATCGGCGCGGTGGCGGTCGCCGGGTACGCGGTCGGCGGCTTCCGCACCCGGGTGGCGCGCATCCGCTACCAGCAGCCGGTCGAGTCGTTCCCGCTGTTCGTCGCCCGGGTCGTGCTGGTGGGCGCGGTCGTCATGTACTTCGCCTGGCAGCTCGCGCACGCCCGGGGCCTGCCGATCGTGCTGATCGTCCTCGCGGTGCTCGTCCTCGCGTACGGGCTGCTGACCCGGCGCACCGTGTTCGGCCGCCAGGTCTACGCGATCGGCGGCAACCTCCCCGCCGCCATGCTCTCCGGGGTGAAGGTGAAGACCGTCAACTTCTGGGTCTTCGTCAACATGGGCTTCCTGTCGGCGGTGGCGGGCATCATCTACTCGTCGCGGTCCAACGGCGCGCAGCCCGCCGCCGGCAACATGTTCGAGCTGGACGCGATCGCGGCGGCGTTCATCGGCGGCGCGGCGGTCACCGGCGGGGTCGGCACGGTCGTGGGCGCGATGGTCGGCGGCCTGATCATGGCCGTGATGAGCAACGGCATGCAGCTCATGGGCGTCGACCAGTCGATGCAGTCGGTGGTGAAGGGCCTGGTGCTGCTCGTCGCCGTCGCGTTCGACGTCTACAACAAGCGCCGCGCCGGGTCGGCCCGCTGA
- a CDS encoding iron-sulfur cluster-binding protein: MTTVPPAAVLDVLPTRDRPTPACDPAVVVDHTPLAPAIHRLVLRAPRVAATAQAGQFVMLSVPQATGELIQLPRPMAVHRRRPGGDIEVVYNVQGRGTEALSRVRAGDSLPVTGPLGRGFDLPATAGPLLAIGRGIGVCSFMTLVEDAAAAGTPSTVVLSARTDDRVIGRADCAELGAEAIAVTDLDGTSAVGALGRALAARFADRPPALVVVCGSQRLTGLAVTLAGRWRASLQVSVEAHMACGLGYCHGCALPGPADPEREGPLVCFDGPVFAVQGNPGAPA, translated from the coding sequence ATGACCACGGTGCCACCGGCGGCCGTCCTGGACGTGCTGCCCACCCGCGATCGGCCGACGCCCGCCTGCGATCCGGCCGTCGTCGTCGACCACACGCCGCTCGCGCCGGCCATCCACCGGCTGGTGCTGCGCGCGCCCCGCGTCGCCGCTACCGCCCAGGCCGGCCAGTTCGTGATGCTCAGCGTGCCGCAGGCCACCGGGGAGCTGATCCAGCTGCCCCGGCCGATGGCCGTGCACCGCCGCCGGCCCGGCGGCGACATCGAGGTGGTCTACAACGTCCAGGGGCGGGGCACCGAGGCGCTGAGCCGGGTGCGGGCCGGTGACAGCCTCCCGGTCACCGGCCCCCTCGGCCGGGGCTTCGACCTCCCCGCCACCGCCGGCCCGCTCCTGGCGATCGGCCGGGGGATCGGGGTGTGTTCGTTCATGACCCTCGTCGAGGACGCCGCGGCCGCCGGCACGCCCAGCACCGTGGTCCTGAGCGCCCGCACCGACGACCGCGTCATCGGCCGCGCCGACTGCGCCGAGCTCGGGGCCGAGGCCATCGCCGTGACCGACCTCGACGGCACCAGCGCCGTCGGGGCCCTCGGCCGCGCGCTGGCCGCCCGGTTCGCCGACCGGCCCCCCGCCCTGGTCGTGGTGTGCGGCTCCCAGCGGCTCACCGGACTCGCCGTGACCCTCGCGGGACGGTGGCGGGCGTCGCTGCAGGTGTCCGTCGAGGCGCACATGGCCTGCGGCCTCGGCTACTGCCACGGCTGCGCCCTGCCCGGCCCAGCCGACCCGGAACGGGAGGGCCCCCTCGTCTGCTTCGACGGGCCCGTCTTCGCCGTGCAGGGGAACCCCGGTGCACCGGCTTGA
- a CDS encoding serine hydrolase — protein MNSNVTRRTAIGLGAAAAALAATGRPAAAAEGRASAAPATGTRATGGVEVIRRTYLEQKAAAGGVWHSHIAMVDRAGTLATVVADDADRVTHGYSVQKLAVAVAVMDKIDRGQLRLDQRLDLTADIILGGSGIYFLQTVWGDQVTVANFLTAMLLVSDNTAVRMCGRVVPALEINDILAAKGFVHTRVEPVANPNRFYLGVTTPRETHDLLWRLANKTILTPRSADFLLGILRWINGYHDGIRRTMSSAERSRVATKYGADYDELGAARHEAGIMFDPAGAPTLTYALFADSLGDLDNYGSTHPAVQAHAVLGRTMFDAICTTTNRAARARHHVPPFRPVDGG, from the coding sequence ATGAACAGCAACGTCACCCGCCGGACCGCGATCGGGCTGGGCGCGGCAGCCGCCGCGCTCGCCGCCACCGGCCGGCCCGCCGCCGCCGCCGAGGGCCGGGCGTCCGCCGCGCCGGCCACGGGGACCCGCGCCACCGGCGGCGTCGAGGTGATCCGGCGGACCTACCTCGAACAGAAGGCCGCGGCCGGCGGCGTGTGGCACTCGCACATCGCGATGGTCGACCGGGCCGGCACGCTCGCCACCGTCGTGGCCGACGACGCCGACCGCGTCACGCACGGCTACAGCGTGCAGAAGCTCGCCGTCGCCGTCGCCGTGATGGACAAGATCGACCGCGGGCAGCTCCGGCTGGACCAGCGGCTCGACCTGACCGCCGACATCATCCTCGGCGGCAGCGGCATCTACTTCCTGCAGACCGTCTGGGGCGACCAGGTCACCGTCGCCAACTTCCTCACCGCGATGCTGCTCGTCTCCGACAACACGGCCGTGCGGATGTGCGGCCGGGTGGTGCCGGCGCTGGAGATCAACGACATCCTCGCCGCGAAGGGGTTCGTCCACACCCGCGTCGAGCCCGTGGCCAACCCGAACCGGTTCTACCTCGGCGTCACCACGCCCCGCGAGACCCACGACCTGCTCTGGCGGCTGGCCAACAAGACCATCCTGACCCCGCGGTCCGCCGACTTCCTGCTCGGCATCCTGCGGTGGATCAACGGCTACCACGACGGGATCCGGCGCACCATGTCCTCGGCCGAGCGCAGCCGGGTCGCCACCAAGTACGGCGCCGACTACGACGAGCTGGGCGCGGCCCGGCACGAGGCCGGCATCATGTTCGACCCGGCGGGCGCGCCCACCCTGACCTACGCGCTGTTCGCCGACTCCCTCGGCGACCTGGACAACTACGGGTCGACCCACCCGGCGGTGCAGGCCCACGCGGTCCTCGGCCGGACCATGTTCGACGCGATCTGCACCACCACCAACCGCGCGGCCCGCGCCCGGCACCACGTCCCGCCGTTCCGCCCGGTCGACGGCGGCTGA
- the chvE gene encoding multiple monosaccharide ABC transporter substrate-binding protein: MALGSAVLALSIAACSGEGAGGGGDTADKKPTDLTIGVSMPTQTSERWIADGNSVKEKLQAKGYKVDLQYAGDEIPTQSQQIDQMITQGADVLIIAAIDGTALTGQLQAAAQAKIPVISYDRLILGSPNVDFYVSFDNYKVGVAQATALLVGLGLQNKDGSKGTATGPFTIELFAGSLDDNNTQYFFGGAMDTLKPFFDNGTLKVKSGQTKIEQIATLRWQQGVAQTRMEDLLTSSYNDGSTVDGVLSPYDGISRGIITALQNAGYGKGKKKLPVVTGQDAEIASIKLINDGVQSSTVFKDTRLLAEQAAIAAEAFLQDKEPQANDTTTYNNKVKVVPAYLLPIQTVFKDDIKPVLVDSGYWTAEEVAAGQAKK, translated from the coding sequence ATGGCACTCGGCAGCGCCGTGCTGGCGCTCAGCATCGCGGCGTGCAGCGGCGAGGGGGCCGGCGGAGGCGGCGACACCGCCGACAAGAAGCCCACCGACCTGACCATCGGCGTCTCGATGCCGACGCAGACCTCGGAGCGGTGGATCGCCGACGGCAACTCGGTGAAGGAGAAGCTGCAGGCCAAGGGCTACAAGGTCGACCTGCAGTACGCCGGGGACGAGATCCCCACCCAGTCGCAGCAGATCGACCAGATGATCACGCAGGGCGCGGACGTCCTGATCATCGCGGCGATCGACGGCACGGCGCTCACCGGTCAGCTCCAGGCCGCCGCCCAGGCGAAGATCCCGGTCATCTCCTACGACCGGCTCATCCTCGGCAGCCCCAACGTCGACTTCTACGTCAGCTTCGACAACTACAAGGTCGGCGTCGCCCAGGCCACCGCGCTGCTCGTCGGCCTCGGTCTGCAGAACAAGGACGGCTCGAAGGGCACGGCGACCGGTCCGTTCACCATCGAGCTGTTCGCCGGCTCGCTCGACGACAACAACACGCAGTACTTCTTCGGCGGGGCGATGGACACCCTCAAGCCGTTCTTCGACAACGGCACGCTGAAGGTGAAGTCCGGCCAGACGAAGATCGAGCAGATCGCCACCCTCCGGTGGCAGCAGGGGGTCGCCCAGACCCGGATGGAGGACCTGCTGACGTCGAGCTACAACGACGGGTCCACGGTGGACGGCGTGCTGTCGCCGTACGACGGGATCTCCCGGGGCATCATCACCGCCCTGCAGAACGCCGGCTACGGCAAGGGTAAGAAGAAGCTGCCCGTGGTGACCGGCCAGGACGCCGAGATCGCCTCGATCAAGCTGATCAACGACGGCGTGCAGAGCTCCACCGTGTTCAAGGACACCCGGCTGCTGGCCGAGCAGGCCGCCATCGCCGCCGAGGCGTTCCTCCAGGACAAGGAGCCGCAGGCCAACGACACCACCACCTACAACAACAAGGTCAAGGTCGTCCCGGCGTACCTGCTGCCGATCCAGACCGTCTTCAAGGACGACATCAAGCCCGTCCTCGTCGACTCCGGCTACTGGACGGCCGAGGAGGTCGCCGCCGGCCAGGCCAAGAAGTAA
- a CDS encoding LOG family protein: MRVGLYGGAASGHEELHPAVVSLVSALADDGCEFVYGGGADGVMGLAARTALARDARVTGVLAPPGAGDETPHPGLTRVEVTASRPARRARILALSDVVVALPGGPGTLEEITEAVNLRRLGLTRARCAVLDAHGFFDAFLRQLDQMAAQGFLRQPRHELVATVATARDVTALCAGAPTGPGGGPQAGRATRLLPDA; the protein is encoded by the coding sequence GTGCGGGTCGGTCTGTACGGCGGCGCGGCCAGCGGCCACGAGGAGCTGCACCCCGCCGTGGTGTCGCTGGTCTCCGCGCTCGCCGACGACGGTTGCGAGTTCGTCTACGGCGGCGGCGCGGACGGCGTCATGGGCCTTGCCGCCCGGACGGCGCTGGCCCGCGACGCCCGGGTGACCGGCGTCCTGGCCCCTCCCGGCGCGGGCGACGAGACCCCGCACCCGGGACTGACCCGGGTGGAGGTCACCGCCTCGCGTCCCGCCCGGCGGGCCCGCATCCTGGCGCTGTCGGACGTCGTCGTCGCCCTGCCCGGCGGCCCCGGCACACTGGAGGAGATCACCGAGGCGGTCAACCTGCGACGGCTCGGCCTCACCCGGGCCAGGTGCGCGGTGCTCGACGCGCACGGCTTCTTCGACGCGTTCCTGCGGCAGCTCGACCAGATGGCCGCACAGGGGTTCCTGCGGCAGCCGCGTCACGAACTCGTCGCCACCGTCGCCACCGCGCGCGATGTCACCGCCCTGTGCGCCGGTGCGCCGACCGGCCCGGGCGGCGGGCCGCAAGCCGGCAGGGCCACCCGGCTGCTCCCCGACGCCTGA